CTCTGCTTTTGTAAATTTCTTTTTAAAGAAAGTTGTTGAAAGTGCCAGACCTAGCGGAGGCACCATTCCTCCTGCCATAATTGCTGCGTGAGGTGCAAAGTTTCCAGCGTCTATCATGGCAATTCCAAATGTAAAGGCCGCTTTGTTGATTGGTCCTCCCATATCGACCGCCATCATTCCGCCTAAAATCAATCCAAGCAGCACAAGGTTTCCAGTTCCCATTCCCTTAAGCCAAACTGTTAATCCATCATTTAATGCTTTAACGGGCTCGATGACAATAAACATCATGATCAGACCTGTCAGTAAAATACCGAACAATGGATAAAGCAGTACAGGCTTTATGCCTTCAAGAGAATTTGGCAGGCCGCTGAATGCTTTCTTAAGTCCGACAACCAAGTAACCCGCGAGGAAACCGGCGATTAATCCGCCAAGGAAACCAGCTCCGCCTGTAGCTGCCATAAGGCCGCCGACCATACCTGGTGCAAATCCAGGCCGGTCCGCAATACTCATCGCAATAAATCCAGCTAATACTGGTATCATAAGATAAAAGGCATTGCCTCCGCCAATTGTGCTTAATGCTTCTGCGATTGGATGGTAGGATGGATCTTCTGGATTTGCGGCATTAATTCCAAAGATAAAGGAAATCGCAATCAGGATCCCTCCGCCCACGACAAACGGGAGCATGTTTGAAACACCATTCATTAGATGCTTATAAAAACCGTTTCTTCCTGATTTAGGTGAGTCAGCCGTTTTCTTCTCACCGCTGCTTTTATAAACAGGCGCATCTTGATCCAGCGCTTTTTGAATTAATTCCTGAGGCTTTCGGATTCCTTGGGCAACAGGCACCTGAATGACATGCTTGCCTGCGAAACGATCCATTTCCACCTGTTTGTCAGCAGCTACGATAATTGCTTCGGCTTCTGCAATGTCCTCATCTGTCAAACCATTTTTAATTCCGCCGGATCCATTTGTTTCAACCTTGATGCTTACGCCCATTTCTTTCGCTTTTGCCTTCAGGGCATCTGCAGCCATATATGTGTGCGCGATTCCAGTGG
The window above is part of the Metabacillus dongyingensis genome. Proteins encoded here:
- a CDS encoding PTS fructose transporter subunit IIABC, whose amino-acid sequence is MKITDLLTNDTIILNLHADSKTDVIDEIIESLDRAGKLKNKEEYKKAILDREEQSTTGIGEGIAIPHAKTSAVSVPAIAFGRSAEGIDYESLDGQPAHLFFMIAASEGANNEHLQTLSRLSSFLMDPAFKKKLEDADSKAEVLAAIDQKEKEMEAEEEPASSSSGKKILAVTACPTGIAHTYMAADALKAKAKEMGVSIKVETNGSGGIKNGLTDEDIAEAEAIIVAADKQVEMDRFAGKHVIQVPVAQGIRKPQELIQKALDQDAPVYKSSGEKKTADSPKSGRNGFYKHLMNGVSNMLPFVVGGGILIAISFIFGINAANPEDPSYHPIAEALSTIGGGNAFYLMIPVLAGFIAMSIADRPGFAPGMVGGLMAATGGAGFLGGLIAGFLAGYLVVGLKKAFSGLPNSLEGIKPVLLYPLFGILLTGLIMMFIVIEPVKALNDGLTVWLKGMGTGNLVLLGLILGGMMAVDMGGPINKAAFTFGIAMIDAGNFAPHAAIMAGGMVPPLGLALSTTFFKKKFTKAEREAGKTNYVMGASFITEGAIPFAAADPARVIPAAVIGSAAAGALTMIFGIGLRAPHGGAFVIPIVDGNPLLYIAAILIGSLITAVMVGFMKKEVKE